In the genome of Cryptomeria japonica chromosome 8, Sugi_1.0, whole genome shotgun sequence, one region contains:
- the LOC131857704 gene encoding uncharacterized protein LOC131857704, with product MVVAYAGNLNESSFSQVEGMALLWELKMANDIGIKHLEIEGDSQVIIDSIKGNASAGWRVEPILRDIRCLLVKMEDFTIDHIFREGNRVADSMAAEGRLQMGLRCWRDPNLLPITIKEILDKEKALCQERTNPSTQ from the coding sequence ATGGTTGTAGCCTATGCTGGCAACCTCAATGAAAGTTCATTCTCTCAAGTTGAGGGAATGGCCCTCCTCTGGGAGCTGAAAATGGCTAACGACATAGGAATAAAGCATCTAGAAATCGAAGGAGACTCTCAAGTTATTATCGACTCTATCAAAGGGAATGCTTCAGCAGGATGGAGAGTGGAACCCATTCTAAGGGATATTAGATGCTTGCTagtcaaaatggaggacttcaccaTAGACCACATCTTCAGAGAAGGAAATAGAGTGGCAGATTCCATGGCGGCTGAAGGAAGGCTGCAGATGGGCTTACGATGCTGGAGGGACCCCAATCTACTCCCAATCACTATTAAGGAAATCCTGGATAAGGAAAAAGCCTTGTGCCAGGAAAGGACTAACCCTTCcacccaatga